The Streptomyces sp. NBC_00224 genome contains the following window.
GTCCTGGGCGAGCTCGCCCGAGGGGGCGGCGCGGATGATCAACGCGCGGGCGGAGACGGTGCACGAGAAGCCGTCGTACCGCCGGCCCTTCGCGGCCCGCCGCTGCATCATCCCGGCGGACGGCTACTACGAGTGGGTCACCGGGGCGGACGAGCGGGAGCTGGAGGTCGAGGGCAAGAAGAAGCGGGCGCGCAAGCAGCCGTACTTCATCTCGCCCGCGGACGGGTCGGTGCTCGCCATGGCCGGGCTGTACGAGTTCTGGCGCGACCGTTCGCTGCCGGACGACCATCCCGGGGCCTGGTGGGCGACGTGCTCGGTGATCACGACCGAGGCGGAGACGGGGCCGCTGGGTGTCGCTCCGTCCCCGGGGCCGTCGTCGCTGGCGGCGATCCATCCCCGGATGCCGCTGATGCTGCCGTCGGCGCGGTGGTCGGCTTGGCTGGATCCGTCCCTTACGGGTGTGGAGG
Protein-coding sequences here:
- a CDS encoding SOS response-associated peptidase codes for the protein MCGRYAASRGPEDLAEIFEIEKWDPDPQETLAPDWNVAPTKEVYAVLERPLKDADDRRPVRQLRKLKWGLVPSWASSPEGAARMINARAETVHEKPSYRRPFAARRCIIPADGYYEWVTGADERELEVEGKKKRARKQPYFISPADGSVLAMAGLYEFWRDRSLPDDHPGAWWATCSVITTEAETGPLGVAPSPGPSSLAAIHPRMPLMLPSARWSAWLDPSLTGVEELRGLLSAPPEGLMRAYAVSTAVSNVRNNGPELVEEREAPEEPTLF